The Lepidochelys kempii isolate rLepKem1 chromosome 11, rLepKem1.hap2, whole genome shotgun sequence DNA segment tagtgtgtgcaattctggtcttcTGTGTGTAAGAAagagatgaattcaaactggaacaaatgcagagaagtgctactaagatgatcagaggaatggagaacctactttatgagaggagactaagggtatgcctacacagcaaagaaaaacccgggACAGCTAATCAcagcgggcaggaggtgctgggagggagagggaggagttgatcagcggggccgcCAGTGAACAGGAGACGCTGGGGGATATGGGAGGGAGTTGGCcaccggtgggtgctaagcacccactaacttttttttcagtggttgctccagccctggagcacccacagagttggtacGTATGCCTCCagaggtacgtgtacccctggttgagaaccactggactagaagaTTAtagtggtcccttgtggcctttgAATCTGTGACTTTCCCAGCCTGAAGTTACTGGAATGCAGCAGCTTTTCATTTGCATAGAAGTGACCTAATTGGACCCAATTTGGTGATTCAGTGACCACAATAAGAGGAGGGCCCCATTCTGATTCATCAGGAAGCTCTTGAGAGGATTTCCAAGCAGGAGGAACCAGCCAGACCGCTATCAAAACGGAATGAGAGGAAGAAGCCTTGCTTCTGGCTTGTTTGCCTGTCAGGGCTGATGCTGGGACTGATCGCTTGCCTCTGGCCATGCAATGCATAatgcctgagaaggaggcctgtgCTTCCTCCACCCTCCTGGCAGGCTACTAAATGCAGTAACATGTGACAATTACATACAGGTAGCCTCTACCCATCCAGAAAGCCCGTTGATATTAAATACTGGAACAATAAGACCATCGGCTAATCTTTTCAACCATGTACTGAAGCTGAATAAACCACGAGAGTTGCGACAACCACGCTCTTGTTTCCCAGCCTTTATTGATAGAGGGACACCTCTATCTCAGCATTCTTGCACTTCTTAAatcctgcagagaggtgggggcaggaggactAGAACCCACAGAATGTATTTGTGAAATTAGTATAGAACAATGCCTGTAGAATAGTTCCTTGTAGTATTTAAAACAGCCCTAGGTTAAACAACCTTGCTGTCTAAGCATATATTTTCTGGGTTAGGAGTTGTACAGATAATTACAgggctgtcagtctgacatcaatcctgggcaaaataatgggaCAGCTTACatgggacttgattaatcaaGAATTAAAGAGGGTTAATATTAATGCCAAgcaatatgggtttatggaaaacagaacctatcaaactaacttgatatttctTTTGATGTGATTACAAGCTTAGCTGATAgaagtaatagtgttgatgcaatatacatagacttctgtaaagcatttaatttggtattgcatgacattttgattaagagactggaatgatacaaaatcaacatggcacatattaaatggaatAAATACTGGCTAAATGATAAGAGTCAAACAGACAGTCATCATTGAGCTAgtgtgtttctaatggggtcTCACGGATTGGTTCTTGTCACTagattatttaaaatttttgtcaatgacctggaagaaaatataaaatgattACTGAAAGTTTGTTGATGACCCAGacattgggggagtggtaaattaATGAGTGGACAGGTCACTCATAAAGGTCACTGAATTGCTTGATGAACTGGGCAGTAGCAAACATGCATTTCagtatggccaaatgtaaaggcattcatctaggaacaaagaacacagGCCATTTCTACAGATGTGGGATTCCATCCTGGAAAACAGTGGCAACTTTGCGGTCATGGTGGAtcatcagctgaacgtgagctcccagtgtgatgctgtggccgaAGGGCTAATGtcatccttggatgcataaataggaaTGTCTAGTACGAATAGAGAGGTTATAgcctatatttggcactggtgcttCTGcttctagaatactgtgtccagttctggtgtctacagttCTAGAAGGATATTGATACAtttgagagagttcagagaagagctatgagaatgattaaaggattggaaaacaagTCGTCTTATAGTGGAGCTCTGTGTGTTTATCTTATGTAAGAAGATTGTGATCCTGTGACCCCTTAATCTgagtacttacatggggaacaaacatttggTGATGGAGGGCTCTTCAGTTTAGTAGTCAAACATATAGCAAGATCCAGTAGCTGGACATTGAAGCTCCAGAtactcagactagaaataagaggCAAAGCTTTAACAGCAAGGGTGGCTAACAACTTGACAAGGGATGTGTTGGATTTTCCATCAAcgtacattttaaaatcaagattggatgtctttttgtaaaagatctgctctagtttgAACAGGAACTAATTCAggaaagtcctatggcctgtgttatacaggaggtctgactagatgatcaaaatggttcattctgggtttataatctatgaatcatgAAAGATCATATCTTCCCCCAAGATGCTGTTTGAACATTAAATACAACAAGCTGTGTCATCTTGAATTGCATTGGAATGCTTCCTGGTAACCCCTGTTTTGGTGGGTAAGAATAAATTGGCTATCATCTAAccaccaatttatttgtgcagaTTACCTTAATTGATATCAGAGCTGTAGTCTCAACATTAGCTTTAACCTGGCAGTGATTTGACCCTCCTTGTATCAGCTGTTTGGCTGGAACCTAAATATATTGATTAGCACAGAGACTGATGATGTCCTTTTATTTGGGGGACTGATAGCTAAACAAGACTGCTGTCTTCCCTGATTTTTTTATTATGTAGACTTTATAAGTAATTATTGGTTTATTTGATATGATTTAATCAGCCTCATAACTGATTTGATATTACCCCACTTtcttgtaatttattttttgtttagttaatGGTATGTGTAAAATAGGAAACCTTGTTTGGATGTTTCCTCCCCAAATGTCAGGGTTCCAAACCTCAGGAGTCCCCAAAGTCAATAAGAGGCAACTCTGTGACTCACCTACTTATGGGCCATAGAACTGCCCCTATAGGTTTAAAAACTATTGGTTTTTAAGGGAAATTGACTTATGCATTGATCATAACTTGGTGAACTGAGTGTATTTCAGAGCACTTGAGGGCCTGCTGTGGTGGATATCAACCTAAAGGCTGACACATTCCCCATAAATTTATACTCACAAACAATGAGATCTCATCCAGCAATAAATGCTGTTCTCCCTGCATTGGTCTCTCACCAGAATTTATAGAGCTGAGGTAAAAGGCACTGATGCTCTTGTGCTCTGGCAGGCATGGTACTGCATGTGCTGTGGGACTGCTATGGCTAAAGAACTTCAGTTGCACTCCAAGTACGGGTACTGCCATACCATAGCTATTCATACCGGGTGAGCTTGGCTTAGTAGCTCAGGCATTAGCCTGGGATTTGGAGAATTGGATTCATCTCTCAGCTCTCCTGCACGGCTGGTTGGTGGCCTTAAAGCTGTCTGTGCATCTTTTCTCATTGGAAAGTGGGCATAATTCATCCCTGCCTCCCTCAGGTGCTGTAAGAAGCCACAGCATTTTCAGGTCTCTGTCGTGACTTAAAACTCCTCAGAATTCAACATGCCTGCACATAGAGTACTGGACTTTGGGCAGCCATAGAAAGGGTGGCATACAAAAGACTTGGATTTGAACAATTTGAAAGCATATAGATTGAGGTTTTTCAAAGGTGAAGAAGGGATTTtaaccattaacttcagtgggagtattgTGGCTCTGGCCCCAAGAagcatttgaaaatctgaacCAGTGTCTTCAATCTGTCTACAAATTCTTATGCACATGTATAATTCTGTATGTACAAGAAATAAGACTGTTACATTGGTTgtagcaaaacaaaacattgctGTATGGTTTTCTGTTAAGGTGTACTTCATATCTACAAACTCTAGGTGGCAGTGGGGTTAGTATATAAATGAGCCTGAAACCTTACTTTTCTAAGTAGGGGCTTAAAATCCCGCTGATTACCACTCACAATTGTATAGGTAATGATGGTTTGAAACATAATTCATTCAAATGTATGTAAAACAGAAAGGGCTGCTGGAAAACATAGATCCAACCCCAGCTATTATCCATTGtaataatatttctttttattgagTAGTGAGTTATTGGATTTGGAACAGAAAGAATAGTATCTCCCATCGTTGAATAGTCAATTCATATGCATGCTATTGCTGATCTGGCTCTGTGATGTGACTGAGCCTTATTGATGACCAGTGATTCCTAAATAATTATGGAGTGACTATTTTCATGTAACTTGGAACTGTGGACTAGTGGTTGGAGTTCAGGTCTGAGAGCCAGACATCCTGGGTTCTCTTCAttgctttgccactgactcctgGTGTGACCTTGTTGAAGTCACGTAGCCTGTTTGTTGCACTGATGTGTAAACATGAGTGTGCTGTTTGGAGAAGATTAGATAGCGCTACGTACAGTTACAGGATTCTTTTGCAAAATTTAGTCTAGACGCTTCCTAAATGTTGCactgtttctttttttcagtaCCAAAGAAGTGTCTCAAGGCCCGAGAACACTTTGGTGCAGTCAAAACACAGCTAGCATCTCTGAAGACCAAGTTTCCAGCTGATCAGTACTACAGGTGTGTAAGATGACAAGGTTTTGATATTCTAAATGGTTATTACACACTTTAAGTTAAAAGGATACTGTGAAGGTGTGTAGGCCCCAACACTTTTTTCTACCGTACAAATTATGGGTAGCATTGGTTGACACTTTTTTCATGAATCAAAAATGGCTCTTTGACCAAACTTTTTGGTAAAATTGTTCAGctttcaaaaaacatttccccccGTTACTAGAATCgtttgttgaaaattttcattcTCTGTTTTTTTGAAGACTTCCTAACAAAAATAATTTGGCTTTGTTTTGAGTAGCtctaattaagggcctgatttttcagaggtattGAGCACTCACACCTCCATTCACTTCAGTTAGTTGTTAGTTTTCAGAAATGCAACAGAACTAAGCCCCAAATCCGCCATGAAACGTACATCTGATATTGGGAATTATTCCAAAATGAGGCAGTCCTCTTTGGCCCTTGTTTGCTTTCCCTGCCAGTAGAGGACTTCTGACAAGAGTACTTCAGAGAGCAGGAATCTTGTCAGTTAAATCCATTGCCAGTTCACATGAGGTTAGCCATTACAAAGGATTGGAGAGAAGAGGTGAACCCTCCGATAGGTTACCTTGCATTTCGTACACGTCTGTTGATCATCCCGCACTGAGCACCTTGAGTTGTTCAGATTGCCAAGCCCACAAGCTCAGAGTGACACAGTAAACCCATATTTGTGGGGTGGAAGTCTTTTCATTGTCAAGGAAGCCATTGTTTGTATCAAAATATAACTTTTGGATGGGAAGCTGTGaaacttcagttctgtcagtctTGGCAGCGTGTCCAGCTGAAGTGCAGGGCAGAAAGTAAATATGCAGCACACCTACTATAAGGTAGACTAGATATTTAATACTTTCAGTCCTTACTAAAGCAAGTTGTAAAAATGTGTTGAATGAATTTTTTCAACTGATTGTGTGTTTCAATATAGATTTCATGAACACTGGAGGTTTGTGCTACAGCGCTTGGTGTTTCTGGCAGCATTTGTTGTCTACTTAGAGACAGAAACATTAGTGACTCGAGAAGCTGTTACAGAAATACTTGGAAGTAAGTTAATGTTAATTAAACTGGATAAAGTTGTAAAGTTCTTAAATTTAGTGATTTGCGGAGTTAGATTTAATTTCCTATGGAATGAACAGATTAAACACCAGCAGAAATGTATCTTTATAAAGATGCAAACCAGACTACAAAAAATTTAATCTGGAAAATAGAGACTTTTTCGCTTAATGTCGTAGTTTAGGAAAGTAATTGTTTACTCCTAAGGATACTTGACAAAACCATGTGAAATTAAATTTGCCTGTTTTTTCCCTCCCActacttttgttttaaatgttaaataagaaGTTAGCGTAGTTAATGTTTTGGAACTATAACTCTGCACAGAGCagaggatgtttttaaaaaaattcaggcGGACTAAAAGTTTTAAACAGAAAACTGTTGTACTTCTGTGATCCTGTTGGTTCAAGTGTAAGGTTTTGTCTCGTAGGTAGAGAACATGTTCCCATGTTGGTTTAACATCTGACCAAGTCAAAAGGCTGAAGAGGAGCAGTAATTACGTTCTATATGGGGAAACAACTGACTTCTATATTGCCACTGGATTTCTTATGTTTGAAATGTCTTCTGTAGCTGActtgaaataaaaacatttctaacTTGCTGCTTGTGTTTAGGTATGATATTGATTCAGATTGCAACTCTGTTTTTCACCTTAGTTGAGGCTGATCGAGAGAGAGGTTTTCACCTGGACATTGAAGACTACCTCTCTGGGATTCTGACTCTTGCCAGTGAGTTGGTAAGTAAAAGATATTTACACAAATTGATAGCTGGTCTGAAACCAACCAAAAATGAATGGCCAGTAGCTTGTTTTCCAGACCCTACATTTGGGAAGAGTAGAAGTTATATTGCATAATGCCCTGGTGTTGAACTCTTAGTTAACTTTCCAACCACTATGAAATGCTACTGTAGTAACTAGGACTGAACCTCAGGAAGGGAAGAACTAAGTGTCTACTTCAATTTAATCCTGTCCAGATTCAAATCAGTGCCTTGATTGAAAACAAGGATTCTCGTTAAACAAGAAACCATTCTATATGATGAGTATAACTAGTCTGATTACCATGCTGAGGCTTTTTCATACAGTAAACTGACAGGAAAAGCATGTTTGGCTGTAGAAACAGATTGAGGTAGGTGACCTCTGTCCTCAGAAGGATCTTGAGAGATCTGACTTGGCAGTTGCATGTGTAGTTAACCTTCTTCCACACCATCTGACTTGTTTCCCTGCAGTCTAGGCTGGCAGTGAACAGTGTCACAGCAGGTGACTATTCTCGTCCTCTTCGCATCTCCACCTTCATTAATGAGCTGGATTCTGGCTTCCGTCTCCTCAATCTGAAAAATGACTCCTTGAGGAAACGCTACGACGGCTTGAAGTATGACGTCAAGAAAATTGAGGAAGTGGTTTATGACTTGTCAATCCGAGGACTCAGTAAGGAGGCAGCGAGTGATGCTGGGGGAGAGAAATAGAAGCTGCTGTTCTAGCAGCATCATGGATTACCTCAGATTGCCAATGAGGGAGGTGTGTTAGCAAAGCCCTCCTGCTCTAGTTTAGAAGAACCACAAGCTGAAAAGTGCTCTCTATTTTCTTACCAAATGTGTAGTATGGGTGTTAGAACGCAAAACGTTTTGTAAAATCATGTCTAGGGAAGGGCACCAGGCTTCCTGtttccagtggagttactctgtcATAAACACACATCACTGTTCTGTGTACCATAGCAACAGCTGTCAAGAACTTCCTGCAGCTGAAATTCCCGCTTAGTTCTGTGGAGTCACTCCAGCTCCACTGCTGTATTGTTCTGGCAGTGACGTGCTTCAGCTTTCTGTGCCCACACATCCTCAATGGTGTGGGCGTGGGATGCAGCTTACTGCAAATATGACATGGCGTTTTGAGAGACAGTGTGTAGCTATTCAgttcctttcttaaaaaaacaCTGATCTtcattgacaatttttttttttttttgtaattttcacCCACTTTAGTAACTTGAGCAGCAAAGATTTATATAGCAGTTTATTGCCCTGATCTTATTTACTGGTGACAGGATATCAAAAACACTAAACTGCAAAATTAGGCAaagcagctcatgtagacatatcACTGGGAATCAGTCTTTTCCATATAACTTTGGCATATCGTGTCCAGGCATctcaatattattttttaaatgacaagaTTTTTGTTACCAGAAAGACAGGCCAGCTGTTTCTCAGAAATGTCTGCTTTCGCTTGTTGGCATTGTTCGTTACTGTGAGTAAACAATGTTGAATTTTAAAGTGAATCGTTTTATTTTGAGCACTCTACATGATTGCT contains these protein-coding regions:
- the TSN gene encoding translin, which gives rise to MSVSEMFITLQGVLTADQDIREEIRKVVQTLEQTAREILTLLQGVHQGAGFQDIPKKCLKAREHFGAVKTQLASLKTKFPADQYYRFHEHWRFVLQRLVFLAAFVVYLETETLVTREAVTEILGIEADRERGFHLDIEDYLSGILTLASELSRLAVNSVTAGDYSRPLRISTFINELDSGFRLLNLKNDSLRKRYDGLKYDVKKIEEVVYDLSIRGLSKEAASDAGGEK